The DNA segment TGTCATCGTCATCAACTCAACATCCTTCAGACCCTGCCGATCAACGAGGTCAGCGACGACAACAGCCCTTACAACGCCCTGAGCTCGCTCGCGCTCGAGCCCGCCACGATTGCTGTTTCCCCGCGCCACATCCCGGACCTGGCGCCGGGCGTTTTCGCGAAGCTGGCGCCGCCTGAGTTGCTGGCTGAGTTGCGCAACGGGCCGGTGAATTATCCCGGCGTGAAGAAGCTCAAGCGCAAGCTGCTCGAAGCGGCGTTTGAGAGCTTCGCGGCGCATCACCTCAACCGGGACAGCGAGCGATCCCGGCAGTTCGACTCGTTCCAGAAGGAGAACGCCGCCTGGCTGTCCGATTACGCCCTGTTCCGCTTGCTGATGGAGGAGAACGGCGGCTTCCCCACCTGGGACCGCTGGACGGTCAAGCACCGGTCGCCGCAGGCCGCTCGCGCCTGGCTTGAATCACTGCCGGAGAAGCGCCGCGCCGAGCTGACCCGGAAGCAGCTTTTCTTCATGTATGTCCAATGGCTCGCCTTCGACCAATGGCAAGCCCTGAAGGCCTATGGCACCACTCGGCACGTTTATCTGATGGGCGACATCCCTTTCGGCGTGGGCCGATTCAGCGCGGACGTCTGGGCCAACCGCGACATTTTCGACCTGGACTGGAGCGGCGGGGCGCCGCCCGAGAAGGTGTTCAAGGTGGACGCCTTCACCGAGAAATGGGGGCAGAACTGGGGCGTCCCCAATTATCGCTGGGAGGAATTGCGCCGGCGCGACTTTGATTGGTGGCGCACCCGCGTCGGCAACATCCAGAAGGTTTTCCACCTCTACCGCATTGATCATGTGCTGGGCTTTTTCCGCATTTACTCGTTTCCGTGGACGCCGGACCGCAACGCCGAGTTCCTGCCGCTGACCGAGGCTGAAGCCGCCGTCAAGACCGGCGGGCGCCTGCCTGGGTTCAAGCAATTCCCCGACGACACCCCGGAGCACCAGGCGGCCAACCAGGCCCAGGGGGAGGAAATCCTGCGCGTGGTGCTGGAGGGCTCCGGGGAGACCACCGTCGTGGCGGAGGACCTGGGGGTCGTGCCGGAATACGTGCCGCCCACTCTCCTCAAGCTCGGCATCCCTGGGTTCCGGATCCCGATGCTCTTCCGGGAGCACGACGGCCGTTACCTGGACCCGGGGACCTATCCGCGCCTCTCGCTGGCCCAGCCCACCACGCACGACCATCCGCCGCTGGCGGCGGCGTGGGCCGAGTGCTGGCGCAACATTGATGCGGGCAAGGAGGTGGCCATCCAGCGGCGCGAGCTGCGCCAGATGCTGGAGTTCGCCGGCCTGAAGGGCGTCGAGCCCGCGCGCGAATTTACCGACCAGCTTCACGAAGCCTTCACCCGGCGCGTCCTGCAATCGCCCTCCTGGCTGGCCGTGTTTCAGATCACCGACGTGTTCGGCATGACTGCCCGTTTCAACACCCCCGGTTCAGTGTCGCCCACCAACTGGACGCACCGCCTCCCGTTCAGCGTTCAGGAATTGGACGAGGACCCGTTCCTGTTGCAGCAAGCGGAGATGTTTTCCCGGCTCGCCAAGGAGAGCGGGCGGGTGAGCTGACCGGTTGGCCGGTTTCGGACGGGGGCGGAGCTTACCGCCGGCGTCCGCCCATGATGCCGCCGAGCACCCCGCGCATGATCTGGCGGGTGAGGCCGCCGACCACGGCCGTGGTGACGGTGCGCGTGGCGCTCTTGGCGATCATGGTTGCGAAGGTGTCCGGCTGGCGTCCCGCCGGGCGCTTGGGCACGGTCGGCAACGCCGGCGGAGCGGCCGGCGCGGGTTTGCCGCCGCGGGCTCCGAAGATGGAGCCGAAGAAGCCGGGCTTCTCTACTTGCACCGGTGGCGCCTGGGTTTGCCCGGCGCTGGCCCCGACGGCCCCGGTCAACCGCTCGTAGGCCGACTCACGGTCAATGGCTTTCTCATAGAAATCCGCCACAATCGAGTTGGCCATGAGCGCCTTGCGCTGCTCGGGCCGGATGGGTCCGATTTGGCTGCGCGGCGGCATGACGAAGGCGCGTTCGACAACCGTAGGCTGGCCGCGTTCGTCGAGCAGCGAGACCAGCGCCTCGCCCACCGCCAGTTCCCCGAGCACGGATTCGGTGTCGAGCTGGGGATTGGGGCGGAAGGTTTCGGCGGCGGCCTTGACGCGTTTTTGGTCGGCCGGGGTGAACGCGCGCAAGGCATGTTGCACCCGGTTGCCGAGCTGGCCCAGGACGCTGTCGGGCACATCGCGCGGGTTCTGGGTCACAAAGTAAACACCCACGCCCTTGGAGCGGATGAGCCGCACGACCTGCTCGATCTTCTCGAGCAGCACGGAGGGCAGGTCCGCGAAGAGCAAATGGGCCTCGTCAAAGAAGAACACGAGCTTGGGCTGCGGCAGATCGCCAACCTCCGGCAGGTTCTCGAACAGCTCGGAGAGCATCCACAGCAGCAGGGTGGCATAGACCTTCGGCGAGGTCATGAGCTTGTCGGCGGCCAGAATGTTGATCATGCCGCGGCCGGCGGCGTCGGTCTGGATGAGGTCGTTCAGGTTCAGCGCCGGTTCGCCGAAGAACATGTCCCCGCCTTGCGCTTCGACGGCGAGGAGGTTGCGCTGGATGGCTCCGATGCTCGCGGCGGAGATGTTGCCGTATTGGGTGGTGAAGGCGGGAGCATTCTGGCCCACGTGATTGAGCATGGCGCGCAGGTCTTTCAGGTCGAGCAGGAGCAGCCCGTGTTCGTCGGCAATGCGGAAGACCAGGCTCAAGACGCCCGCCTGGGTTTCGTTGAGCACGAGCAGGCGCGACAGCAGTAGCGGGCCCATCTCGGAAATGGTCGAGCGCACGGGATGGCCGCTTTGGCCGAAGACGTCCCAGAACGTGACCGGAAAGGCGGCGGGGGCGTAGGTGTCGAAGTGCAACTGCTTCACGCGCTCCAGCACCTTGGGCGACTGGCCGCCCGGCTGGCTCAGGCCGGCGAGATCGCCTTTCACGTCGGCGAGGAACACCGGCACGCCCTGGGCGCTGAATCCCTCGGCGAGCCCCTGCAAGGTGACGGTCTTGCCCGTGCCGGTGGCGCCGGCGATGAGGCCGTGGCGGTTGGCCATCTGCGGCAACAGAAACAGGTCCGTGCGCGAATTGCGCGCGACGAGGATAGGTTGGGACGTGCTCATATTCGGATGTGGTTTGGAGTCATTTCTTCGGCCTAATGAACCCTCGCCCGGCATGGTTTGCAAGCCGGGATTGCAGCCGTGCCCGGCCTGGCGGCGGCCGGCGGTTCTGGGCGGCACATAGTGCGCCGCTGCAATCCAAGGTGTGCCGGAATGACACGACGCTCAGATGCTGAAACTCGAAGTGTGCCACTTTGGCACGTTTTAAGTCAGCACCGCCGCCCAATCGCTGCCGCCGTGGGGATCTACTTGGGTTTTGCAGGGCTGGTGGATCCCGAGAGCGCGAATTGGGGCGAAAACTGGCGTAAGTTCTTTAATCGCAGTGAGTTACCACAATCGGAGGGGCTCTGGGGGGCAATTACGCGTAAGTAACGTGGGCGTAATGGGTTACCCAGGTGAACCTACGGTGTGGATACGGTGTGCATACGGTGAGGATACGGTGTGTCTCCCTGGTGGGCCGGGGCCCGGGGCAGAAGGCGAAGCGCCAAGCCGCTTTTTCATGAACGGCTACGCTCGTGTTGCGTTGCGGGCCCTGCGCTGTGCCACCCCCCGGTCCAGGCTGTCGTCGGCTTAGTGCCCCGAGCAGCCGTAGGATTGCCCGGTCTCGATGGCAGGCGGCAGCGGCTTCAGCTTGGTGAGCTTGACGCGGAAGTCCTCCGGGCCGCGCTCCAGGTAGTCCCAGGTGAATGCCTCGGGAAACTCGGCCTCGAACTGGTAGCGCAGCGGCACGGGGTCGTGGTCGTTGAGCAGGATGAAGTGATCGCCCACGGGCAATTCACGCCAGGTCTTGAGGATAAGCCCGTGCTTGATCGAGCAGGGGATGGGACGCACGTCCATGACTTTGTCCGCGCCGATGAGGGGTGCTGTTGGTGTGTTCATTTGAATTATTGATGATGGGTGATAGGTGATGGGGGATTGAGTTCGAGGTGGTTAGCCGTTCATGCCCACGCATTCGCGGGCGTAATCGCTCATCATGGAGGGATGCCACGGCGGATCCCAGACGATCTCGACTTCCGCCTCCTCGACCGCTTCGAGGTTGCGCAAGGCGTTCTTCACGCCCCAGGCGATGCTCTCGTGCATCGGGCAACCCCGCGTAGTGAGCGTCATTTGGACGGTGACCCTGGCGCCCTCGATGCAGGTGCCGTAAACCAGGCCCAGGTCCACGATGTTGCAGCCGATTTCCGGGTCAACGACCTGGCGGAGGGTTTGGAGGATCAAGGCTTCGTTCAGTTCCGGTGCGCTCATAGACTGGCGGCTGCCGCCCGCCGCAGGGTAAGGGGTTGGATTTGAGGGCGGATAAGGTGGCTGAGGATTTTGATGACGTTCAACGCAAGCGTTCCGAGGCCCAGCCCGAGCAGCAGGAGACCGCCTCTCACTGCCGCCGCGTTTCCCAGCACGATGGCGATGCTGGTGCCAGCCAGGCTCGCCACATACAACCAGTAGCCCGCGACCTGCAGGGCGGGCGAATAGAGATCGGCCAGCGAGGGAACTTTGCACAAGCCGATTTGCCGGCTGTAGCTGCCATACCAGACCAGGAATGGGAGGATTTTGTAGAACATGCCGATGATGGCGAAGGAAACCACGCCCATGAGCGCGAGGAATCCATATACATTCTCAAGCTGGCCGGTCAGGGCTGTGAGCGGCAATCCCGGCCACGACAGCCCGAGCGCGAGGATTGCCAGCGGCCCGAGCAGGCTCAGGGCGGTCAGAAAATAGCGCATGCCCCAGTCCAGCGTGGCGCGCTTGCGCGCGCGGAGAATGGCCAGCAACTCGATGCCGAAGCACGCCAGGCCGGCCACGACCACCAGGGCAAAGGCCATCTTGAGGGGGTGGCGAAGCAGGACGGCAACGAAAGAACCGAGCAGGCCCACGTTGAGCAGGAGCACGGAGGCTCCAGCCCGGCGGGGGCTCTGGATCTCACTCAGCGTGAACATTGGCACGAGCTTGTAGGAGATGCCCACGATGAGCATCACGAACACGCCCAACGCGCCCAGGTGCGCGTGCGCATGCATGGCGCTGATCTGATCGAAGCGCGCGACCAAGGCGGCCACGGCTTTCAGTCCGACCAGGAGCGTCCCAAACGGGTTGCCGGGCGCCAGCGCCGCGGCGGAGTCGTAGCTGCACTTGCCCACGGCGATGGTCAGCCCCGCACATACCGCCAGCGACAGCCAGCCCAGCGCGGACGCGATGGCGGCGGCAACGACATTCCAGCGCGGCACGCGGAGCAGGGTCCGCGCGATGTTGTAAACGAAGAGGCCCACGCCCACGGTCAGCACACAGCCAAAATGCCCGACCTGTTTCATGTTCCAGGCCCAGAACATCCAGACCATGCCGGCGAACCCGACCAGGTGCAGGGCGAATTGCCAGGCGGCGAGCCTCTCGCTGTGGAGCCTGGTCTCCAGCGCGACCGGCACGAGCTGGTACATGGCGCCCATAACGACGGTGCAAATCCAGCCCAGCACGAACAGGTGCGTGACGGCAATTACGTACTGGTTGTAGTGGTAAGTCGCCAGCATCTCCGGCCGCAACACGAGCAGGACCACCCCGGTGAACAGGGCCAGCAACCCGGCCGCCAGGAAGCGCAAGGGAAGGGCGATGGATGGCGCGTTGAGGCTGGAGACGGAAGTCGTGCCCGGCGAGGACACAGCGCGCGGGATCATGGTCTTAACGGCGTCGGACATGGGTGATGAAACTTCCATCGGCCTGTTCTTCCGTCTCGCCCACAAAGCCGCGTTCCTCCAGGTGAGCGTAAAGGTGCATCGGCCGCCGGTCTGTGCGCGCACGCAGCGCGGCGCCCTCGGGTAACGACGCCAGCGCCTCCAGAATTGTAACCAGCGGTTGGGGCGGCTCCAGCCCGCGGGCGTCAACTTCGACGACGGGCGGGCCCGTGCAGGAACGGGGATGCGAGCGTGCGGTACCGGGGTTTGGCTTGGCGGGCCCACTGCCACCGCGCGTGAATAGCACTTCACAGTCGCCACCGGGTGTGGCTTTGGACTGATGGGAAAATCCCTGCCGGGCCAGGACCGCATACAAGGGCACGGGTTCGAACGGCGCAACCAACATGAACTGCTCGTTGCCTTTGAGGCCAGCGACCGCCCGCATAATCCTCTCAAATGGCTCCCGGCCACTGCGGATGTCTTCCCGGACATCCAGGGTGACGATGCGTTGGTTCATCGGTGATTGGCCGGCGCTGGATTGCTTCAGGCCGGCTTGAAGAGTGTCAGCAGCATCGAAAACTGTTTGGTCGCTTTGACCGCGTGTGGCACGTTCGGCGGCATGTGCAGGAAGTCGCCGGGCTTGAGTTGGTGCGGCTTGCCGGCCAGCGAGAACTCGCATTCGCCGGATAACACCTGGATCAAGGCTTGCTGGGTGGAGGTATGTTCGGTCAGTTCCTGGCCCTCAGCGAATCCAAACAGCACGACCCGCACGGTGGGCGTCCGCAGCAGGGTGCGGCTGACAATGCCGTTGGGGGCAAACTGTGTTTCCTGCACCAGCGAAATGATCTTTTCGCTCTTGGCATCCAATAATGGTTGCTCACTCATGCCGGCAACCTAAGCCAGCTCAGGAAGCCGTGTTTTGATTCAAATCAAAGAAAGCAGGATTTCGGCGGGGGACTGGTTTTGGCGGGTGTTGCCGGGCGGAGACTCATTGCCACAGCCGCAGGGAACAGAGCCTCCATGCACCGACTGCTGCGCGGTCGCTGGCTTCGCAGCCAGCGCGGTGTTGCTTCGGATCACCTTTCCAACCGCGCGGAGGCCGGGTTTACTGGAACCAATGACTCTGCGCCAATCACCGCGTTTCAACTGCCAACAACTGGCGATACTCTTCGTATTCAGCGCATCGGCGGCGCCGAGGTAACACCGAGCCGCAGCGGCGGGAGAAACCGGGTTGCCAGCTTCTCGGTCAGATTGAAGATGACAAAGCCATCGGCGCCGAGTTCGCGCGACAATTGGATTTGCGCGGCAAGTTGCTCCGGGCCGGAAAGTTCGTGGGCGCCGATGCCCGCGTAGCAGGGGATCTTGTGGCTGACCGCCGCGACCTGTTCGCGGACCCACCTGGAGAAAGCGACATCCTCGCCCTCGTAGTTCATCGGACAGACAAAGTCCAGGTAACCGGCGTCAACCCAGGCTTTTGCGTCCTGTCCCACCACTCTGCGGGCGCTTTCCCAGTTGCCAAAGACCGCCGCGGAGACCTTTATCCCCGGCTTCAGCTGGTGGGCCTCCTGGCTCACCGCGCGCACCAGCCGTGTGACTTGTTCGCGCCGCCAGTCCCCAAACGGCTGGGCAGACTTTCCGGCCAGCACGTCTTCGGGCCACCTCTCGACCTTGCTGCCCGCAGCTTGCTCGAAACGCTCGCGGCAACCCTCGCAATAGCAGGCATCGGCATTCGGGTAGCGGATGTAATCGAAGTGGATGCCGTCCACGTCGTACTGGCGTGCAAGCTCGAGCATGGAATCGCGCTCCAGGGCGAAGTTCTCCGGGTGTGAAGGACAAAGCCATGTAACCTCTCCGCCTTTTCGGTCCTTTTGTGTGCGGCCGGCAGCGCGCAGCTTCGCGACGAATTCGGATGGGGCACGCAGCAGGTTGTGGTTGACCTTCCAGACATGCATCTCAACGCCGTACTTGCGGCAGGCTTTGAGGCATTCGGCCACTTGATCGCCCTCCTCGGCGACCTTCGGGCTCACCGGGAGAACTTTGCTGGGATAATAAGCCACACCGGCCCACACAAGGTTCGGGATGATGGCGTTGAATCCGTTGGTCTTGAGCACGGCGATCGTCCTGTCCCAGCCCCAGCCCTCGATCCCAAAGGCCGAGTGGATCCAGGTGGCACGAAACTCCCCCGGCTTGGACGTTTGTGCGCGGAAGAAGGCCTCCTGCTCAGCCGGGCTCCTGGCTGGAGCAGCACTTGCTTTCACCAGCCGCACACCGGCGGCCTCACCCCAATTCAGCCTGAGGGCGCCGTCATTCTCGCGTTTGCGCAGCCTGGTCTCGCGCCAGACCGAACCGTCCTCACGCAATAGCAGTGCTTTCCATGAGCCTTCGGGGAGCCGCAAGCACACCGGCTCCGACGCCGGGCCGTCCTTCCGGATTTCGATGGCCTCGCGGGTGGCCCGCAGGCGCAAGACCAGGTTCTGGAAGCGAACCCGATCCACCGCGAGCTCCGGCCAGTCCGCGGGCAGCCGCGGGTCGAGCTTGAAGCCGTCGGCTCGCGGGGCGAAACCGAGAAAGCCGTTCAGCATGATCTGCGGGACCATTGCGCTTTCGAAGAACTCCATGTCCAGCCCGAGGCCGCCCGCCGTGCCGCCGCCTTGCAGTGAGCCTTCGCGCGACCCGTTGTAATACTTCCGATAGCCGCCGGCGGCCTGCACCTCGTCGAACCACGGCACGATTTCGCGCAGTCGCTGCCACGCGTTGTCCGGTCCGAGAACCCTGAGCCGCGCCATCAAGTCGTGGTAGGCGAATCCGAACACCGCGCCTCCATCCTGCACCTGGCCGCCCCACGGGATGCTCTCCGGACTGCTCCAGGCCCAGAAATACCAGTCCACGTTGCGCCTGGTTGTGGCGCGCGGCCCGAAACGCCAGTGGTAGATGTCTGTGCCTTGCGAGGTGTCGCCCGCCACCACGCGGTCACCGTTAATCCAGCTCAGGATGGCGCTCGCATGCCGCGGCATGGCGAAGTCGTAGTAGATTGCCTCCAGGTTGAGAAACGTGAACCCGTAATCGTGCGTCTTGCCATCGGCATCCACACACGCATTGAAGCGTTGGGTCTCGGGGTTCCAGAACACGCGGTTGCCTTCGGTTTTCACCTCCGCCGCATGGCGCTCCAGCATTGCCGGGTCCAAACTCAACACGCCGCCGGGTATCTGCCATTCCGGGTGCGCCTCGATCTCGCGCTCGATGACCGCCATCACGCGGACCGCGTCGTAATATTGGATTGTCGCGTAGGTATCCAGCCCGCCGAACGGCAAGAGGTCCCAATAGTTGTTGCCAATGCCCTGACCGGTGTGAATGGTCTTGGCGCCGTCCGCGCCTCGCTCCAGACCGCTGCGGCCATCATGCCCCACCCAGTCGGTGTAAACGGCCTTGCGCTCCAGCGCGTGGTGCTCGGTCATGACGTGCCGCAAGGCAGTGCGCATGCGATTGATCTGCGCGCGCAGGAATTCCAAGTCGCGCGTCCACCAGAAGTATTTCGCGCAGCCGCGCACGAAGTTCTGACTGTTGATGTTGTGCCGGGTGTCGTATTGCGAGAAGAACGCCTGTATCGTGACGCTGCACGGCGCGGTGTTGCCCAGGCCGATGCGCAGTTGGGCGACTTCACCGGTCCACTGCGGGTGGCGATACATCGGGATCATCGTGCAGCTGATGCGGTCGCCTTTCACCGCCTCAAAGTACATCCGCCGGCCAAGACTGAAGTTGGTCGCCGAGGGGGTGGTCCATTCGACAAATGGCCGCACCGCGCCCCGGCCGTCGGTTTGCCAGCGGAGTTGGAGGAAAGGAACCTCGAACGTGTGACACTTCCACGGCGGCGCGGTCACCACCGCGGCGGCGTTGGTCGCCTCCAGGCGCCAACCATCGTCGTGCACGCCGGCGTCGCGCAGTCCGGTTAGCTTCCAGCCAGCGGGCTTGCTGAGGTCGTTTGGCCGCCAGCCCGGTCCTATGGTGTCCTTGAACGAGAAATGCCAACCGCAGCCGCGCCGGCCCTGGTTCCAGAAGGGAAATGGCCAGCCGAGCTGGTGGGCAATGCTGGCGTGCTGGTGCGTCGCCACGTAACCTTCCGGATCCACAATCCGCGCGCCGAGCGTCTCGGACCACGCCTGGCGCATGGCGTCAGCCTTGTTCTCCGTCGAAACAGCGGGCCACAGCGAGGCATCCGGGAGCCACTCATCCCAAAGCGTGGCCTTGGGACCCGCCCCCGGGTAATGCAGCCAGAACAGGTCGCGCAAGGAGGCCATCTCCTTCTCGTGGCCGGGCACCTGGAAGCGAGGGAAGTCATCCGGTGGAGCGGATTGGGCTGCCAAGCCTGACAGCAGCAGCATTATACAGGTTAGAATCACTGGTTGTTTGCGCCGGCTCATGATATGTAGCGGGCCTTAATACTCGAAGCCCGGACGCCGCGCACGGCAAAAATGTTCTCGCTGATCCTGATTGTCAAAACCGGCGTGGCTGCTACACTCTCGTTGACCGTGTGTATTTGGGCGCACCCTGTTTGGTGCGCCTTTTTTGGATCAACCACCTGCGAGGACATCGCATGGGCCGTTCCTATTGGTTTGAGTGCTTCAAGTGCGGTTACCGGGCCAGAGTCTCCGGGCGCGCCGACCGGGGCGTGAGCCTTTCCGTCCAGACCATCCTTTGCCGCGAGTGCCGGGAACTCTATGACGCCGTCACGCGGTTGAAGGTTCCGGCTGAAACCGCCGGCTGGGGGAACTTCGGCCGGTTGTCGAAGGCCAGGCTGCCAGGAGTGCGCCCGACACTCAGAACCCCACCGACCTTCCAAGCGGCTTTGAACCGGCTGCTCCCGGCCGAAGCGAAGCACTACCAATGGCTCAATTTCAAACCGCAGTGTCCCGTTTCGGCGGTTCACCGGGTTCGAGGCTGGAACGATCCGGACAAATGCCCCAAGTGCGGCAGCTTTCTGGAGAAGAGCGCGCTGCCGTATCGGGTCTGGGATTGAGACACAACCTCGGGAGCGTCGCCCCGGGTGGGGCGGGTGGCCGAAGGCTACTTCCGCGCGTAGTAAACGACCGCCGGCGGGAAATTGAGCAAGACCGGGACGGTGCGCAGGCTCTTAAACCGCGAGCGGATGCGCTTCCGGTCAATCAGCGAGTATTGGAACTGGATGTACCAGCCGCCCTGATTCAGCGCGCTGTTGACGGCGTCAATCAACGCCTGCGCCCGCTCACCACGGAGGTTCCCCAAGGGAATGCCCGAGATCACATATTCCGTTTTGTCCATTCCCCGCCGGTTCATTTCCGACAGGAGGTGGCCGGCGGAATCAGAAATCACTTCGACCCGGCCGTTGATGCCGGCGCGGTCCAGGTTGTCCCGCGTCTTGCGCGCCAGCATGGGGTTGATTTCGCAAGCCACTATGTGCGCTTTGGGGCAGCGGGCGGCCAGGCGGAGGGTCAAGGCGCCATTGCCGGCGCCCAACTCGATGATGCGCCCCGAATAAGCCGGCGACACCGGGGCAATCATCTTGCCGATGAGAAACCTCTGCGAGGGCACAATGGCGCCCGTCTGCCTGAACTTTATCAGGGCGGCGCCCATGAAGTGCAGGTAACTTGCCACTGTGTTATTCATCGAGACTCTGTAATCATCCGGACTAGGTTGGGGCATGGTCACCGAATGTTACCTCACGCCCAATTGGCCTTTTCTTCTCATTGCCTGCAGCGCCAGGTGTTGGCCAAGACCTGCCGCTCCAATCGCCCACTGGCGTACCAACGGATAAAAGCTAACACGCCTGCCAGGGCGTTTCCAACCACAATTTCACGGGAGACACGCCGGGGGGCGCAGTTTGCCATCGCTTTCACACTGCGGCGGGCAGCAGGCCGGCGTCCGCTACGGCTTCCAGGCAAAGGCCAAACGGTTCGATTCGTTGACCGCCCAGAGGTTCAAGGGCCAGACCGTGTTCCCATACCGGATGTAGCGCGCGCTGCCGTCCACATAGGCGAAGTTGGACCCGCCGGAGTATCTGCCCTTGCGCGTCACCGAATGGCACCCCTGCTCGACCTGATCCAGGTCATTGCCCACGCCCTCGCTCAGGTCCATGAAATAGTGCGTGGATCGGGGCGGGTTTTCGCCGGGCAGATTCTTCTTCTCGCCGAAGAGGAGTGTTTCCGACGGATGGATCACGGCGGTTTCCCTCATGGAACGGGCGGCATCCAACGCATCACTGAAGTAGTCGTTCCACCCGTTGATCAAGTAGCTGCGGTCGGCGCGATCAGCGGGCATCAGCGACGACCGGTCGGTCGGGGGCGGGCCGCGGAGGGCGTCGGTCGTGCAGACCAGCAGATTGGTGGTGCGGTAGTATTCCAGCAACTGCGTGGGCCAGCGCCAGCTATTCGTGCGCGGGGGGAACAGCCCGTCAAAATCGTCGGCATACAGCTTAACCGACAATCCCAATTGCTTGAGGTTGTTGACGCACTTGATGCGGTTGGCGGACTCTTTGGCCCGGGCGAGCGCCGGCAGGAGCATGCTGGCCAGAATGGCGATGATCGCAATGACCACCAGCAGCTCGATCAGCGTAAAGGCTGATGATTTGGCGGGGCGCACTTGCGCCCGCGGGTTTGCCCGGTTGCGGCTGGGGGCGTTCGAAATCCGGCGGTAAATGCCTCGATTCATGCTCTTGCTGCAGTTTGTATCTTAAGATTAGACTGACATTGTGCCTGATGCCGCCGGGGCTGCCGGTCGGCGCGTTGTGGTCGGATCCCGATTCATCCAACGTTCCGCTCGAATATCTTTGGCCGCGTCAGCGTCAACCCATCGCCCATATGACATGGAAACAATGGCTGCTGGTCGCGCTGGCCGTCGTGCTCGGCGGCGTCTCGCTTTATCTTAACCAAGACTGGTTTGCGAGCGAAGATATTCAAATTCATCATCGTTCACGGCCGGCGCGCGCCGGCATTCTGCGCCGCAGCAAGCCTCTGGTCCCGGCAGACACCGACCCGGTTTACTTCGCCTTCGAGCCGAGACTCAAGCTCACGTCTCTCAAAGTCATACCGGTTCATGAAATTGAGACCAACAAGTACCCTCATCCGATCTGGCACCTGGTTTCAGATTCCAACTCAGTTCCGGTATCCGAATGGTCTTACGGGACGACAATCCGGGGCATGCGGCCATCCGTAAAGGGCGCGACCCCCGATCCGCTGCGCCCGGGCGTTAAATACCGCCTCCTTCTCGAGACCAGCAAGACTAAAGTCGAGCACGACTTCACTCCCCAGCCCCGGACGCGGTAGATGCCGGGCCCTCCGGCCCAACCAGCCAGGACGCGCGCCACGCGTCAATGCGCAGACATACAACACTTCCCGTGCCAGTTGCCAGCGCCGCGTGAGGACACGCGGCCTGCAGGGCCAGGGCAGAACATGCTTTACCCGCCGGCGGGGCAGCCTCTACCCTTGCCGGCCAGAATGACGAGCAGCCACTGGCCCCGGGCGGCAATGAATGAGCCGGCCTCCACCATCAACCCCCATGGCTGACCCAGCGATCCCGCCGGCAGCCGCAGCGCCCACGAGTTTTCTGGGCAAGTTCACAATGCTCTTCCGCGCGGTACGCGAGCTATGGATTGTCTTTGCCATCGTCCTGCTGAGCAACCTGGCTTACCGGGTGGTGAATTTCACCTTGCGCCTGTGGCTCTCCTCGGACCTGGGGTTCAACGACGTCCAGGCCGGCATGGTGGTGCTCTTCTGGTCCGCCGGCTTAA comes from the Candidatus Paceibacterota bacterium genome and includes:
- a CDS encoding type II secretion system protein is translated as MNRGIYRRISNAPSRNRANPRAQVRPAKSSAFTLIELLVVIAIIAILASMLLPALARAKESANRIKCVNNLKQLGLSVKLYADDFDGLFPPRTNSWRWPTQLLEYYRTTNLLVCTTDALRGPPPTDRSSLMPADRADRSYLINGWNDYFSDALDAARSMRETAVIHPSETLLFGEKKNLPGENPPRSTHYFMDLSEGVGNDLDQVEQGCHSVTRKGRYSGGSNFAYVDGSARYIRYGNTVWPLNLWAVNESNRLAFAWKP
- a CDS encoding family 10 glycosylhydrolase; protein product: MSRRKQPVILTCIMLLLSGLAAQSAPPDDFPRFQVPGHEKEMASLRDLFWLHYPGAGPKATLWDEWLPDASLWPAVSTENKADAMRQAWSETLGARIVDPEGYVATHQHASIAHQLGWPFPFWNQGRRGCGWHFSFKDTIGPGWRPNDLSKPAGWKLTGLRDAGVHDDGWRLEATNAAAVVTAPPWKCHTFEVPFLQLRWQTDGRGAVRPFVEWTTPSATNFSLGRRMYFEAVKGDRISCTMIPMYRHPQWTGEVAQLRIGLGNTAPCSVTIQAFFSQYDTRHNINSQNFVRGCAKYFWWTRDLEFLRAQINRMRTALRHVMTEHHALERKAVYTDWVGHDGRSGLERGADGAKTIHTGQGIGNNYWDLLPFGGLDTYATIQYYDAVRVMAVIEREIEAHPEWQIPGGVLSLDPAMLERHAAEVKTEGNRVFWNPETQRFNACVDADGKTHDYGFTFLNLEAIYYDFAMPRHASAILSWINGDRVVAGDTSQGTDIYHWRFGPRATTRRNVDWYFWAWSSPESIPWGGQVQDGGAVFGFAYHDLMARLRVLGPDNAWQRLREIVPWFDEVQAAGGYRKYYNGSREGSLQGGGTAGGLGLDMEFFESAMVPQIMLNGFLGFAPRADGFKLDPRLPADWPELAVDRVRFQNLVLRLRATREAIEIRKDGPASEPVCLRLPEGSWKALLLREDGSVWRETRLRKRENDGALRLNWGEAAGVRLVKASAAPARSPAEQEAFFRAQTSKPGEFRATWIHSAFGIEGWGWDRTIAVLKTNGFNAIIPNLVWAGVAYYPSKVLPVSPKVAEEGDQVAECLKACRKYGVEMHVWKVNHNLLRAPSEFVAKLRAAGRTQKDRKGGEVTWLCPSHPENFALERDSMLELARQYDVDGIHFDYIRYPNADACYCEGCRERFEQAAGSKVERWPEDVLAGKSAQPFGDWRREQVTRLVRAVSQEAHQLKPGIKVSAAVFGNWESARRVVGQDAKAWVDAGYLDFVCPMNYEGEDVAFSRWVREQVAAVSHKIPCYAGIGAHELSGPEQLAAQIQLSRELGADGFVIFNLTEKLATRFLPPLRLGVTSAPPMR
- a CDS encoding methyltransferase domain-containing protein, producing MPQPSPDDYRVSMNNTVASYLHFMGAALIKFRQTGAIVPSQRFLIGKMIAPVSPAYSGRIIELGAGNGALTLRLAARCPKAHIVACEINPMLARKTRDNLDRAGINGRVEVISDSAGHLLSEMNRRGMDKTEYVISGIPLGNLRGERAQALIDAVNSALNQGGWYIQFQYSLIDRKRIRSRFKSLRTVPVLLNFPPAVVYYARK